The following proteins come from a genomic window of Populus nigra chromosome 6, ddPopNigr1.1, whole genome shotgun sequence:
- the LOC133697637 gene encoding uncharacterized protein LOC133697637, whose protein sequence is MKAYSASTSQSSVKSSATNPNTMAMEERDSCYFPGCRKDANCNCDICLASINATLDLMPVTIQKSSLTKLSTSRANVECTPLSFDTSIISTPRSISRPKMDSPALKSTARLTLNQKKVKKKKERSFGSCGVLFWLVLGSSLLFRVETGFSWGVYGVLRPVFSSDMVRSIGERSWAVQDLNRRLNFLQSELKGFVANEKVSNCSFMDSIWEINQDGLLLNSRCVLYKSAMEEVSIWGWPLQTAGLLKTEFSSRSFTVLSGRVTEWSDGRIGYSIRKANTSWVHRNWAASVVQLDPNTWILEYERSLILNSSTLFSAVAEIFKYRMSRAMKSMNPVFWLFSDFEQQYRVLTAKDRVKIIPT, encoded by the exons ATGAAAGCATACAGTGCATCAACATCACAATCCTCTGTGAAATCAAGCGCCACCAACCCGAACACCATGGCCATGGAAGAGAGAGATAGCTGTTACTTCCCTGGTTGCAGAAAAGATGCCAATTGCAACTGTGATATTTGCTTGGCTAGCATCAATGCTACCCTTGACCTCATGCCAGTCACCATTCAAAAGTCCTCTCTCACCAAGCTTTCTACATCACGCGCCAACGTGGAATGTACCCCCCTGTCTTTTGATACTTCAATTATCTCTACACCGAGATCAATTTCTCGTCCTAAAATGGATTCTCCAGCACTCAAATCAACAGCAAGATTGACCTTgaatcaaaagaaagtaaagaagaaaaaagaaaggtctTTTGGTTCTTGCGGTGTTCTTTTTTGGCTGGTTTTGGGATCAAGCTTGCTTTTTAGAGTAGAAACTGGGTTTTCTTGGGGGGTTTACGGGGTTTTAAGGCCTGTGTTTTCATCTGATATGGTTAGGAGTATTGGTGAGAGATCTTGGGCTGTACAAGACTTGAACCGGAGGCTGAATTTCTTGCAGAGTGAATTAAAAGGTTTTGTTGCAAATGAGAAGGTTTCAAATTGCAGCTTTATGGATTCAATATGGGAAATCAATCAG GATGGGCTGCTTTTGAATTCACGGTGTGTCTTGTACAAGTCCGCAATGGAAGAGGTGAGCATATGGGGCTGGCCCTTGCAAACTGCAGGATTGCTCAAAACAGAATTTTCTTCGCGTTCATTTACAGTGTTGTCAGGCAGAGTTACAGAG TGGTCTGACGGTAGGATTGGGTACTCAATTCGAAAAGCCAACACTTCATGGGTTCACAGGAATTGGGCTGCCTCTGTTGTCCAATTAGATCCCAACACATGGATTCTGGAGTATGAGCGTAGCTTGATATTGAATAGCTCAACACTGTTTTCAGCAGTAGCAGAGATCTTCAAATACAGGATGTCAAGAGCTATGAAAAGTATGAATCCAGTATTCTGGTTGTTCTCTGATTTTGAGCAACAATACAGAGTCCTTACAGCAAAAGACCGTGTcaagatcatcccaacttag